In one window of Mercurialis annua linkage group LG4, ddMerAnnu1.2, whole genome shotgun sequence DNA:
- the LOC126679053 gene encoding putative methylesterase 11, chloroplastic, with product MGNLCTCFAPKKPVKKRKPTKRVPGNNPQTLPNSSNRWTRIRSQRKDSTDSLIQEQALAAAILFSQHQSQNGSGSLPFDRSASLRYPNNISGSKKSQLPRSSSSRARSLTDPLLQPHQLVNQDIKLDDLETNHFILVHGGGFGAWCWYKTIALLEEGGFKVTAIDLTGSGIHSFDSNAITSLSQYVKPLTDFLEKLPDGEKVILVGHDFGGACISYAMELFPYKISKAVYVAATMLTNGQSTLDMFSQQANSNGLMQQAQVFVYANGNGHPPTAIELDKALLRELLFNQSPGKDVALASVSMRPVPFAPVLEKLSLSGTKYGTVRRFYIETPEDNCVPITIQESMINSSPPEKVFRLKGADHSPFFSKPQALHKILVEISKLPLTC from the exons ATGGGCAATCTCTGCACTTGTTTCGCGCCCAAAAAACCTGTAAAAAAGAGAAAACCTACTAAGCGTGTACCCGGAAATAACCCGCAAACTTTGCCCAATTCAAGTAATCGGTGGACCCGGATCCGATCACAACGTAAAGACAGTACCGATTCCTTAATTCAAGAACAAGCTTTAGCTGCTGCTATTCTTTTCAGTCAACACCAGAGTCAAAACGGGTCGGGTTCATTACCCTTTGATCGGTCCGCTTCTTTGCGTTACCCGAATAATATTTCCGGGTCAAAGAAAAGCCAGTTGCCTCGGAGCTCCAGTTCTAGAGCCCGCTCACTCACTGACCCGTTGTTGCAGCCTCACCAGCTTGTTAATCAG GATATCAAGCTTGATGATCTTGAGACGAATCATTTCATCCTTGTCCATGGAGGAGGCTTTGGCGCCTGGTGTTGGTACAAAACAATAGCACTTCTAGAAGAGGGTGGTTTTAAAGTTACTGCCATAGATTTAACTGGCTCGGGGATTCATTCTTTTGATTCCAATGCCATTACCAGCCTTTCTCAATATGTGAAACCCCTTACTGATTTTCTTGAGAAACTTCCAGATGGAGAGAAG GTGATTTTGGTCGGGCATGATTTTGGTGGTGCTTGCATATCCTATGCAATGGAGTTGTTTCCTTATAAAATTTCAAAGGCTGTTTATGTTGCTGCAACAATGCTGACTAATGGACAAAGCACTCTTGATATGTTCTCACAACAG GCAAATTCAAATGGTCTGATGCAACAGGCTCAGGTTTTTGTGTATGCAAATGGAAATGGTCATCCTCCCACTGCTATTGAGCTGGACAAGGCACTTTTAAGAGAGTTGCTATTCAACCAGAGCCCTGGCAAG GATGTTGCATTAGCATCTGTTTCAATGAGACCGGTTCCCTTCGCACCAGTTTTGGAGAAGCTCTCTCTTTCAGGCACAAAATACGGAACAGTTAGAAGGTTTTATATAGAAACTCCGGAAGATAATTGCGTACCAATCACAATACAGGAAAGCATGATCAACTCGAGCCCTCCTGAAAAAGTTTTCCGATTAAAAGGCGCTGATCATTCACCTTTTTTCTCAAAGCCTCAAGCACTTCACAAGATATTGGTAGAGATTTCAAAGTTGCCTTTGACTTGCTAA